The bacterium genome includes a region encoding these proteins:
- a CDS encoding prepilin-type N-terminal cleavage/methylation domain-containing protein encodes MSAASSAQSAYQAPGQENFRNRPRGRFGIYGFTLVELLVVIAVIAILAAMLFPVFATTKESGRRTRCALQLKQLVQAVISYADDNNGHYVPAASDIAGSNLCRWHGTRTSTNANSSFDPTKGPLWKYMGRSGGLKECPTLVNTANGFELGGGGFGYNQFYVGGTYYRNWGPEADQIASATSDIAHPSMTIMFADTAMAASPTKSVIEYSFAEPPYKVSPDGPGIATTSPSIHFRHNGMANVGWCDGHISLQRMRWTAPGKNIYRCNNKAFALGWFGPEDNRLFDNK; translated from the coding sequence ATGTCGGCGGCAAGCAGCGCACAAAGCGCATATCAGGCTCCCGGCCAGGAAAACTTCCGAAACAGGCCGAGGGGCCGTTTTGGTATATATGGATTCACTCTAGTTGAGCTGCTGGTGGTTATTGCAGTTATCGCAATATTGGCGGCTATGTTATTCCCCGTGTTTGCAACGACCAAAGAGTCGGGGCGAAGAACTCGTTGTGCACTTCAACTCAAACAGCTTGTCCAGGCTGTCATCTCATATGCTGATGACAACAATGGGCACTATGTGCCAGCCGCAAGTGATATTGCAGGCAGCAATCTTTGCCGATGGCACGGCACGCGCACAAGCACAAACGCAAATTCCTCATTCGACCCCACAAAGGGACCCCTGTGGAAATATATGGGGCGTTCCGGCGGCCTAAAGGAATGCCCAACACTTGTGAACACGGCAAACGGTTTTGAATTAGGCGGCGGAGGGTTCGGCTATAATCAGTTCTACGTCGGCGGGACCTATTATCGCAACTGGGGACCAGAAGCCGATCAGATCGCATCCGCAACCAGCGACATTGCACATCCTTCCATGACCATTATGTTTGCCGACACTGCAATGGCCGCAAGTCCCACAAAATCAGTGATCGAATATTCATTCGCCGAACCACCATACAAAGTCAGCCCGGACGGCCCGGGTATTGCCACAACCAGCCCAAGCATTCATTTTCGACACAATGGCATGGCTAATGTGGGCTGGTGCGATGGGCATATCAGTTTGCAGAGAATGAGATGGACCGCACCCGGTAAAAACATCTATCGCTGCAATAACAAAGCGTTTGCTCTTGGGTGGTTCGGCCCGGAAGATAACAGACTGTTCGACAATAAGTGA
- a CDS encoding transcriptional regulator: protein MAKSALLIKTIELIKQQPGITINGLARQLGRSERTIYRWLSELAVELATPVYCSDGGYYLNDLCGDDTLDLDAEEILALKLSLKSSPFGQTSPIGKYAQSAWKKIRNAVSYDGLVAARDMAEAHSVHVNAPPCDVSSDILDKIENGLNKHHRLHVIYSSQKSNADKEYVIDPYAIVFRRHSWYVIAASREHGKVRQFKLARFLRVVETNECFEVPQEFDVDDYFRLSWEAWAGGEPTVVKVRFSPRVARIIMESRRHPTQVVKPRPDGSVIFEVCVAGIEEIAIWIMGYGRDAQVLEPHSLRKYIYEHAKAMCALYSDAEKKVEQFVGGLT, encoded by the coding sequence GTGGCAAAATCCGCTCTGTTGATAAAGACTATCGAATTAATAAAGCAACAGCCCGGCATCACAATCAACGGGCTTGCGCGTCAACTGGGGCGGTCTGAAAGGACAATCTATAGATGGCTTAGCGAGCTTGCCGTCGAGCTTGCCACACCGGTCTACTGCAGTGATGGCGGCTATTATCTGAACGATTTATGCGGTGATGATACGCTGGATCTTGATGCGGAAGAAATTTTGGCATTAAAACTGAGTCTCAAGTCCTCACCATTCGGGCAAACATCACCTATCGGCAAGTATGCGCAGTCTGCCTGGAAGAAGATACGTAACGCTGTTTCATATGATGGATTGGTAGCCGCGCGAGATATGGCGGAAGCTCATAGTGTTCATGTGAATGCACCGCCATGTGACGTCAGTTCGGACATCCTGGACAAGATCGAGAACGGATTAAACAAACATCATCGTCTGCATGTAATATACTCTTCTCAAAAAAGCAATGCCGACAAAGAATATGTGATCGATCCATACGCAATTGTTTTCAGAAGACACAGTTGGTATGTCATCGCGGCGAGCCGGGAGCATGGCAAGGTCAGACAGTTCAAACTTGCACGTTTTCTCAGGGTAGTAGAAACTAATGAGTGTTTTGAAGTGCCACAAGAATTTGATGTGGACGATTATTTCCGCCTGAGTTGGGAAGCCTGGGCGGGTGGTGAGCCTACTGTCGTCAAGGTCAGATTCTCTCCAAGGGTTGCGAGGATTATAATGGAGTCCAGGCGGCATCCTACCCAGGTCGTCAAGCCTCGGCCTGACGGTTCCGTGATCTTTGAAGTATGCGTTGCGGGAATAGAAGAGATCGCAATCTGGATAATGGGTTACGGCAGAGATGCACAAGTTCTTGAGCCGCACTCATTGAGGAAATACATATACGAGCATGCCAAGGCGATGTGTGCGCTTTATTCAGATGCCGAAAAAAAAGTAGAACAATTTGTTGGCGGACTGACATAG